GCACTGGGTGAGTGGGAAGGGGTTTCCAGGCACTGAGTgaggagggcagggcactggggaggggtTGCCCAGGCGTGaggtgagtgggggcaggcactGGAGATTAATTGCCAGGCATTGGGTGTGTGGGCAGAGTTCTGGGCAGAGGTTGCCAGGTTACCGTGGGATGCGATGCAGACACATAGTGGATATGCCCTTTCTGTCTCTCTAGAGGGGGCTGCCTTTGCCCAGCCTGCACATCTGAGGCAGAATTCCCAGGATCTGGAACCTGGGCAGCAGCTTCACCTCTTCCGACAACACCCAGGATACGCCCTGTATCACCTCCCAGAGGCCCACCCCCAGCGGCGGCTCAGGAACTTTGCTTCGCAGCTCCCCCATGGCAACCCCTTCTTCCATTCCCCAGAGCTCTCCCAACTGGATTTCAGCACCATGCACTATTTGCCATACAGGCCAGTGGGCTCCATGGCCACATGCAGCCATCAACCCTCTCTAGCCCAAGGCCTAGGGAATGAGCAGCACCGAAAATCTCCAGCATGTGGACAGATGCCATCTTCTCACAGGACCTGCCCACTTCAGCACCAGGCCCATTGCCTGGGATTCAGGACTGCGGCAGTACCGAGACAGCACCATGCTGCCCCTCTTCATTGGGGAACCAGTCATGGAAGGCAGCACATCAGCAGTGGCTCAGGGGAGAGCTATCTCACAGAGCACAGTGGGTACCTGGCTGATGGTCCAGGCAGTGACTCCAGCTCCGGACCCTGTCATGGCTCCTCCAGTGATTCTATGTTGAATTGCACAGACGTCAGCCTCCAGGGCATCCATGGCAGCTGCTCCACCTTCCGCAGCTCCCTGAGCAGTGACTACGACCCCTGGGTGTACTGTAGCTCCACTGACAATggccaggagcagctgcagcctcCCGGGGAGCCAAGGCCGAGGTCTTTGGACTTGAAGGAGACTGGCAGCACTGCATTAGCCAAGAGTCAGATACTGAGTCATGTCCATTATCACCACCACAGGCATCATCACTACAGGAAAGACCTGGAGTGTCCATCTGGGAGATCAGGCCAGGAACCCAGCCAGCATAGGCCCCAGTTTGCTGGGGCTGTGCCCAGTGCCCGGACACAAAAGAGGACTGAGAAAACTCGTCACTGCAAACAGCCTCTCGAAAGCAGCCCAGGGTCCCAGGATGCATCTCTGTCAGGACAGCCCTCCTGTGTGCATCAGGGACCTGACCTCTCAAAGCACCTTTCTTCTTCTGCAGACAGGTCTGACTTCAGTAGGCAAGCTGGAGCAGCTGGTCCATTGCCTTGCCCGCTGTCACAGAAACATGGCTTACAAAGCCGTCACCACAGAAGGAAACGGAAGTGCCGCCCGGAGCCTGTCCTGGCTCACCTTTCAGAGGACTCAGACGTGCACAAAGACTGCAATGTTCACATTCACTATGGCCACTCCCCTGGCTACTGCTGCTCCCCAGAAGTTCAGTCATTGTTGCCAACGGCCCCTATGCCCTATTGCTCAGGCTCTCAGGTGGTTTGGAAGTGCCGAGTCCCGCCCTCCAACTTGGAGTCCCAGCAGCAGGACAAGGACCTATCAGAACGGGAGGGGAAACCCACATATCCAGGTGAATTCTCAGGGACAGGCACTGCAGAAGACAACACAAGTCTTTACCTCCCCTGCCAAACTCTGCAACACAATCAGGGTAAGTTTGTTAGTCACCTCTGCTTTTAGCAAACTTCTGAACAGTGGATTGTACAATTCAGGGTTCATAtatataggggtgtgtgtgtgtgtgtgtgtgtgtgtgcgcgcgcgcgcatatAAACACCACACATTGCCCCAAGCTACTGACAACAACTgagaatggatgttttcagagttcAGACATTAGAAtaatagaaaattagggttggaagagacctcaggaggtcatctagtccaaccccctgctcaaagcagaaccaaccccaactaaatcatcccagccagggctttgtcaagccagaccttaaaactctctaaggatggagattccaccacctccctaggtaacccatcccagtgcttcaccatcctcctagcgaactagtgtttcctaatatccaacctagaccttccccactgcaacttgagaccattgctccttgttctgtcatctgccatcacggagaacagccgagctccatcctctgtggaaccccccttcaggtagttgaaggctgctatcgaatcccccctcactcttctccagactaaatgagcccagttctctcagcctctcctcagaagtcatgtgtcccagcaccctaatcattttgtcGCCCTCCgttggattctctccaatttgtccacatcccttctgtattgggggaccaaaactggacgcaatactccaaatgtggcctcaccagtgccgattAGAGGTGAATAATCAGTTCCCTCAATCTGTTGGTAATGCCCCTACtattgcagcccaatatgccgttaggtTTCTTGGCAAttagggcacactgttgactcatatccagcttctcatccactgtaatccccaggtccttttctgcagaactgccgcttagccagtcggtccccagcctatagcagtgcctgggattcttccatcctaaatgaaggactctgcacttattcttgttaaacttcatcagatttcttttggcccaattccctaatttgtccaggtcactcgggcccctatccctaccttccagtgtatctacctctctaCCGCAACTtaatgtcatccgcaaacttgctgagagtgcaatccatcccatcatccagatcattaatgaagatgttaaacaaaaccggccccgggactgacccttggggcactccgcttgatatcggctgccaactagacatcgagctgttgatcactacccgctgagcccgacgatctagccagctttctatccaccttatagtccattcatccagtccgtACTTCTTTAACttcctggcaagaatactgtaggagaccataccaaaagctttgctgaagtcaaggtatatcacgtccactgctttccccatatccacagagccagttatctcatcatagaaggcaatcaggttggtcaggcatgacttgcccttggtgaatccatgctgactgttcctgatcaccttcctctcctctaagtgcttcaaaatggatttcttgaggaCACGTTCCaagattttgccagggactgaggtgaggtctgtagttccccagattctccttcttcccttttttaaagatgggcaccatatttgcttttttccaatcatctgagacctcccctgatcgccacgaattttcaaagataatggccaatggcatTACAATATTAAAGCTCTAATTAATAGCATATGTGATTAATAAATCCTTTGCCTGTCTTATAAATCAGCTGACAGCATCTGAGCTTTTAGAAGCTGAAtgtagacaaattcaaattgaaATAGGGCATaatatttaatagtgagggtgaaTAATCATTGCAAAAAAAAACTGCCTGgttggtggattctctatctttTTGTGTGTCTTCAAATcaggactggatgcctttctggaagacatgCTTCCGACAAACACAAGTTGTTGGGCTCAAGCTAGGGGTAATGGTGTGAAATTCGTTGGCCTGAGTTATGCAGATGATGTAATGgtcctggccttaaactctgtgagtCTATAAATTACATTCCTCCTTACCTAGATTGTGCAGAGGCTGCTTCGTGGAGTGTCTCTGGCAACACATTCAGATTATTAATAAAAGGCTCACATGTAGCCTGACTGATGTGTGTCAATTGTGAATGTACTTGAGAATGTGTAAATACactcttaggctgtgtctacactacaaagtttggtCAATATAAATTATATTGGCTTAGAGCCACCGACTTTTGTATTGCACTCGGACATGTGCACACTTGGCTGCTTGCGTCAGTGCTGCATGTCTTCACCAGATCTGGTTGCATCACTAGGTAGGTATCACAGCATGCCCCACGATGCCATCCGACGCAATGCCTTGTGGGACATTTTCACAGTGGTTTGTGGGATACCAGCTATTCATCCAGGGATTTCTGGGAACTAAGGATCAAGTTCCCACAATCCCACACTCTCCAATACATAATGCTTATTCCATCCCATAACTTTCatgctattttaaaaattcctacaGTTCTGCACACCACGTTTTAGTCTCTGACATCTCTGGCAGAAGCACGCGCACAGCTCAGTGCAATTTTCACGAGCATTGCTAATACAGGATGCATTCTGCTCTATCTGCAGAATCTCAGCAGTTACTGCTACAACTGGTGGCATTGTGAGGAAAATGAGATGCTCGAGGCCAATGGCAGGATGACGGATAAAGTAAATCAGAATGTCAGGTTGTGGCTGGGGTTCATGGAGCAACTCTACATAGTAGATAGGCACTTCTGGGTCAGAGAACCAAGTCCTGACTGGTGGGGTGGCACTGTCACGtaggtttgggatgatgagcagtggtgGCAGGACCTTGGGATATGAAAGGCCACATTGCTGGGTCTGTGCGCTTAGCTTGTGCCAGCTCTCTGGCACTGGGACTCCACAATAAGAGCTGCACTGATAAGTGGTGGTGCTGCTCGGGACACTTACAATGCCAGATTACTATGCTGCAGTGGGCAATCAGATCAGATTTGGAAACTCCATAGGAGGCTTTGTCATCCAAATGTGCAAGGTCATTAACTGTCTCCTGCTGTGCAGACGCTCGACAATGTGCAGGGAATAGGAAGCAGATGGATTTGCAGCAACGGTGTTTCTGAACTGTGGTGGGATGACAGGCAGCACACAGATCCATATTCAGGTACCAGCCCACCTGGCCAGGGGCTATGTAAACAGAAAATGACTACTTTTGCATGATTATACAAGTGTTAGTGGATCACCGAGAATGCTTCATTGATGTCCATGTGGGCTAGTCAGGGAAGGTGCCTGACACTTGAAGAACGTAAGACTGTTGAGAAACTTGCAAGCAGGGACATTCTTCCTCAACTGATTCATTCACATTAGCAATGTCGAAATACCCATAGTGATTCTGGAGGCCCAAGCATATCCCTTGCTTCCCCTGACTCATGAAACTATACACTTGCCACCTCAACAGAACCAAGGAAAGATTCGACTCCTGGCTGAGCAGGTCCAGGATGACCACTGGATATGCATTTGGGAGACTCTAAACTCACTGGTGATGTTTAGTGCCTAGGGTGGATCTCAGCAAGGCAAACATTCCTATTATCGTTGCAGCATGCTGTGCATTATATAATACTATCATGAGGTAAAGGGGGAAAGGCTACTGGCAGGGCGGCGTGAGGTGCACCAGCTGTCgtctgaatttgaacagccagacacaagggctagTAGAAAAGCCAACTATGGAGCCATAAGGTTGAGGGAGGCCTTAAAAGAACTTTATAACAGTCAGACATAGAAATGTTGTGTGATGCTTTTGGGAAATGTTGTGTCTTCATGTGTATAGACCTTAAATATGGGTGGGATCTTGACTCCCGTTGTGAATTCTGTAATGTGGCACGTCTGCTTGATGTAAACTGGACTCTGAGTTTCAGAGAATAAAACTTTATTGTGTGCAGATAAACAGAAAACAAAGCTAACGTGCAAATAAACAAGTTAGAAACTTTGAAGCAGTACTGTAAGAAGGTGACCCATATTTATAAAAGCTGATTAATACATATTTACatgttaaaacattttaaaatgtttcattcatgGTAAACACACGTACTGCACTGTTCTTGTTGGCCGATCCTGCAATTGTCACAGGTCAGCATTGGTATAGTCATGGATCTCCTAGTTCCGCCTTGCATGGAGTGCTGGGGGTATGGATTCACTCTGTGCTGCCACCCGTTATGCTTGGGGATATACAGAGCAATGCCATGGAGTTTCCATGGATTGGAGCGGGTCTTTGGACAGACTGTTGCTTGGGAGGTTTAGATGCTGCGTGTCCCTGGGATATTGGAATACAGAATGTGCAAAGTGGTTGGAGTTGACATCTCTTGCTCCTGAGGAGGACAAAGTCCTAGAGAACACAGCGGCTACTGGCGTCCCAAGGCTGCACTGGCCCATATACCACTATACTGTTTGTTGCTCTGTTGCCAGCTGAATTTATCGCAGAGTGGCATGGGGATGTCTCCTATCGCAGGGAAGAAACAAGggtgccatccctagaaaccttccagagaggattgcagagtatctccatgagagtttcacCGAGGTTGTTCAAGTGGATTAAAGGGACAAAGTAATGAGCTGAGGAGAACTGTGTCCCCCTGCTAGCTCAGACAGCCAAAGTGAACACCACCTCTTCCTTTCTTCTACCACTAACCGAGCACAGGACCCTGATCTGTGTGGACTGTGGAATTTGGCCTGCCGCACGAATCCATTTGAATTTATTGCCTAACATGCAGTAGTTGATTAAAGTGGCAAGTTGATGATTCTATGAACTAGATATTGATTCCAAAGCATTAACTTGAATTGGATTCCCAGTGCTGGTTTTAAAAGTAAAGTGAGGAATCCAAAGTGTCTCTTTGCTCTCTAAACATGTGGATGGGGTGGGCACCACTTTAAaacagggaagaagggagggaggtTTTGGACAATGAATAGGGAAtagattttaaatttttattaacactaatgttaaaattatataatacacaggCTGAGAAAAGAgagtctgtacatctgggtataatgcttagattatccacaaaaacaaagtttgtttttaaaagtcataagatacatatagtacataatcagcaaaAACCCagatttaggtgaataaatttaagaatacagtttagatattagcatccatgTATTTGAGtccatcactcatgaaaagttgtacagcGTTGTGGTTGTGggaagcaaaatatatcaatgactgaagattgtccctcagtaattgagaatttagggtaggttgtccatttagaaaatacaatctatCAAGGAAGTATTTCAATTActttcctgcctgtgcttctcattggcactccagctcatccctcctggtattgccagtgtctggtgatgtgttctatgtagatgtccctcgACCACCTGATGCTGTCTGACACCATGAGTTGCCGCATCAGCCAAGCATTGCTTTGACTGATTTTGCATTCTTTCAACACTCGCTCATTACTGGGGTCCCATGTGCCCAAGACTCTGACAATCAGCATGTGTGTCTGAACCTGGTATCCCCTAAATCTGAAGGTGTCTGCCAGAAGAGCGTATTTCTCCACCTTTCAAGCTCGGGCATCATGGAAGgctggggtcctgttctcaaaggGCATGGTAACATCCACCAGGATGATCATCTTCCAGTCCTCATTGGTGATGACGATATCCGGTTGCAGTTGGATGACTGTTCTGGGAATGGTGAAGTTCACAGCAACCTTTCCCCATGGGTGGCGAGATGGCTCTGGCCAGGTGattgtggatggcattgtgttgcagctgccaggctctggaatggggcttgcagctacaCAGGACGTGGGGTAGTGTCTCATTGGCGTAGCCGTACTTCCTGCATCGCTTGTCCTGATTCCCATGGCGGACGGCTCCGTTCAGTGGAACGCAGTTGAGCCAGGCCCTGTGGATGAACCCCCAGTCAGCAAATCGGGTGAAGCTGCCCCCAGGGAGGAAGTGGTTGTTGGAGTCCCATTTGCACGTCACCTCGAACACCTTGCCCTGGTCCGGATTCCACTTCAGTTTTTCGACATACTGGCAGCGGATGGCATCCTTCAGGGTCCTCTCTAGCATGATTCTGGCTCTTGGAGTGATGATTGTGTGGTCCGTGTTCTTCATCtgtggcaccaggactcccaACTCCTGGCGTTCCTCACACCATGTCCAGTGGCAGCCGATATGCTTCTCCAGTCGTTGTGTAGCGTTGTGGGCACAAGTCTAGAGCAAAGCAAAATCTCCCTGTCTCTTCCAAATTTGCCTTCCAGGGAGCTGCTAAGGTAGATGGCAACAGCTTGGTTGGTGGGCAGAGGGATAGtttagtggtttaagcattggcctgctaaacccaaggttgtgagttcaatccttaagggggccatttagggatctggggcaaaaatctgtgtggggattggtcctgctttgagcagggagttggactagatacctcctgagatcccttccaactctgatattctatgaggggGTCCTGGCAATTTGCTTCTTGATGACATCCTGCATGGCACTTTCTGCAATGTACCTCACCATGGCATCTGGGCAAATCAGAAGGCATAAGTGA
This genomic stretch from Gopherus flavomarginatus isolate rGopFla2 chromosome 19, rGopFla2.mat.asm, whole genome shotgun sequence harbors:
- the RNF43 gene encoding E3 ubiquitin-protein ligase RNF43 isoform X1 encodes the protein MSAGPQLQLAVLWPWLLMATLQVGLGHTGLALAVESERSAAQKALIRVIPLKVEPITLEGVFANVAEVTPAEGKLLQFHPLSLCNTSEDEHTGSGFVTIVKLERPDRDLHPCLSLANKAKLAGERGARAILFDITDDESAADQLRKPRGLSQPVVLIWGHDAELLMGVVNKNREAHVKIEVKEQPAWPDYDVWILLTVLSTVIVIVLIFVTRTKCHWNRTQDSLQQQTMQAISRLAIRKFQARCRQAALRDSASSCSSASICAICLEEFSEGQELRIISCSHEFHRECVDPWLQQHHTCPLCMFNIIEGAAFAQPAHLRQNSQDLEPGQQLHLFRQHPGYALYHLPEAHPQRRLRNFASQLPHGNPFFHSPELSQLDFSTMHYLPYRPVGSMATCSHQPSLAQGLGNEQHRKSPACGQMPSSHRTCPLQHQAHCLGFRTAAVPRQHHAAPLHWGTSHGRQHISSGSGESYLTEHSGYLADGPGSDSSSGPCHGSSSDSMLNCTDVSLQGIHGSCSTFRSSLSSDYDPWVYCSSTDNGQEQLQPPGEPRPRSLDLKETGSTALAKSQILSHVHYHHHRHHHYRKDLECPSGRSGQEPSQHRPQFAGAVPSARTQKRTEKTRHCKQPLESSPGSQDASLSGQPSCVHQGPDLSKHLSSSADRSDFSRQAGAAGPLPCPLSQKHGLQSRHHRRKRKCRPEPVLAHLSEDSDVHKDCNVHIHYGHSPGYCCSPEVQSLLPTAPMPYCSGSQVVWKCRVPPSNLESQQQDKDLSEREGKPTYPGEFSGTGTAEDNTSLYLPCQTLQHNQGSKKAIQDVYEHSV
- the RNF43 gene encoding E3 ubiquitin-protein ligase RNF43 isoform X3, giving the protein MFHPLSLCNTSEDEHTGSGFVTIVKLERPDRDLHPCLSLANKAKLAGERGARAILFDITDDESAADQLRKPRGLSQPVVLIWGHDAELLMGVVNKNREAHVKIEVKEQPAWPDYDVWILLTVLSTVIVIVLIFVTRTKCHWNRTQDSLQQQTMQAISRLAIRKFQARCRQAALRDSASSCSSASICAICLEEFSEGQELRIISCSHEFHRECVDPWLQQHHTCPLCMFNIIEGAAFAQPAHLRQNSQDLEPGQQLHLFRQHPGYALYHLPEAHPQRRLRNFASQLPHGNPFFHSPELSQLDFSTMHYLPYRPVGSMATCSHQPSLAQGLGNEQHRKSPACGQMPSSHRTCPLQHQAHCLGFRTAAVPRQHHAAPLHWGTSHGRQHISSGSGESYLTEHSGYLADGPGSDSSSGPCHGSSSDSMLNCTDVSLQGIHGSCSTFRSSLSSDYDPWVYCSSTDNGQEQLQPPGEPRPRSLDLKETGSTALAKSQILSHVHYHHHRHHHYRKDLECPSGRSGQEPSQHRPQFAGAVPSARTQKRTEKTRHCKQPLESSPGSQDASLSGQPSCVHQGPDLSKHLSSSADRSDFSRQAGAAGPLPCPLSQKHGLQSRHHRRKRKCRPEPVLAHLSEDSDVHKDCNVHIHYGHSPGYCCSPEVQSLLPTAPMPYCSGSQVVWKCRVPPSNLESQQQDKDLSEREGKPTYPGEFSGTGTAEDNTSLYLPCQTLQHNQGSKKAIQDVYEHSV
- the RNF43 gene encoding E3 ubiquitin-protein ligase RNF43 isoform X2, yielding MSAGPQLQLAVLWPWLLMATLQVGLGHTGLALAVESERSAAQKALIRVIPLKVEPITLEGVFANVAEVTPAEGKLLQFHPLSLCNTSEDEHTGSGFVTIVKLERPDRDLHPCLSLANKLRKPRGLSQPVVLIWGHDAELLMGVVNKNREAHVKIEVKEQPAWPDYDVWILLTVLSTVIVIVLIFVTRTKCHWNRTQDSLQQQTMQAISRLAIRKFQARCRQAALRDSASSCSSASICAICLEEFSEGQELRIISCSHEFHRECVDPWLQQHHTCPLCMFNIIEGAAFAQPAHLRQNSQDLEPGQQLHLFRQHPGYALYHLPEAHPQRRLRNFASQLPHGNPFFHSPELSQLDFSTMHYLPYRPVGSMATCSHQPSLAQGLGNEQHRKSPACGQMPSSHRTCPLQHQAHCLGFRTAAVPRQHHAAPLHWGTSHGRQHISSGSGESYLTEHSGYLADGPGSDSSSGPCHGSSSDSMLNCTDVSLQGIHGSCSTFRSSLSSDYDPWVYCSSTDNGQEQLQPPGEPRPRSLDLKETGSTALAKSQILSHVHYHHHRHHHYRKDLECPSGRSGQEPSQHRPQFAGAVPSARTQKRTEKTRHCKQPLESSPGSQDASLSGQPSCVHQGPDLSKHLSSSADRSDFSRQAGAAGPLPCPLSQKHGLQSRHHRRKRKCRPEPVLAHLSEDSDVHKDCNVHIHYGHSPGYCCSPEVQSLLPTAPMPYCSGSQVVWKCRVPPSNLESQQQDKDLSEREGKPTYPGEFSGTGTAEDNTSLYLPCQTLQHNQGSKKAIQDVYEHSV